Below is a window of Geomonas oryzisoli DNA.
GGCCACCCTCCTCTTCTCGCCGGCGGAGAGATGATAGGGCGCCTTACCCGCCAGGTGCTCGGCGTCGACCCGGCGCAAGGCCTCGGTCACGCAGTGATTCAATTCAGCACCGGCCAGTCCCAGGTTCAGGGGACCGAAGGCCACGTCCTCGTAGACCGTGGGCATGAAGAGCTGGTCGTCGGGGTCGTGAAAGACCATCCCGACGGTGCGGCGCGCTTCGTCCAGGGTGGCGCGGCTCACCGGGACGTGCCCGATGCGCACCTCCCCCGCATGGGGGAGCAGGTGCCCGTTCAGGTGCGCCAGGAGCGTCGATTTGCCCGCCCCGTTGGCCCCGATCACCGCCACGGACTCGCCGTGGGTGACACTGAAGCTGATGTCGCGCAGCGCCTCGGTGCCGTCGGGATAGACGTGGCGCAGGTGATCAATTTCAAGGATGTGATGGCTCATGACAGATGCCCCGTTATCAGCGTCCCGAGTAACTCGGCGCCGTTGTAG
It encodes the following:
- a CDS encoding energy-coupling factor ABC transporter ATP-binding protein, translating into MSHHILEIDHLRHVYPDGTEALRDISFSVTHGESVAVIGANGAGKSTLLAHLNGHLLPHAGEVRIGHVPVSRATLDEARRTVGMVFHDPDDQLFMPTVYEDVAFGPLNLGLAGAELNHCVTEALRRVDAEHLAGKAPYHLSAGEKRRVAIATVLSMSPDILVMDEPTNGLDPYARRQLIGLLRDFHHSKIITSHDLDMVLEVCERTVVLSQGVVRADGPTLEIFRDEALLRECRLEKPLSMQGCPVCGKGTGSARCLSP